A genomic window from Gossypium hirsutum isolate 1008001.06 chromosome D10, Gossypium_hirsutum_v2.1, whole genome shotgun sequence includes:
- the LOC107914205 gene encoding uncharacterized RNA methyltransferase pc1998 — protein MVRPSCTIEIFILLNVDIHYPFPPRSPEKFSTRPPRATEMSLYTLPIRPTYPIITCRVSPATAPTVASPPPPPSLLPPATSATAVPSLTCALQCPHFESCSGCTHEFNLHRPVIVDEASNFFKGLGVSDFTFDSCRLWGWRCRAKLAVRGSSENPLIGLYQEGTHNVVDIPQCKAHHPNINAAVELLRKGVRELNIEPYDEDQGTGDLRYVQMAVTTHNTALPAVERYRNGRVQVALVWNSRNEKSSNSDKLNALANFLWRNGGSRSKLHLIHSVWANFQTSTNNIIFGNRWRHLLGERDFWEHVGGIDISLDPSSFGQANTRAFDNLLRKLHKYVPFGASVADLYAGAGVIGLSLAATKKCRSVKCIEINKESKPSFEKTVDRLPKSIEGSISWHNADTSIDPLSWLVGSDVIVIDPPRKGLDTTLIDALRTISSHKVKPSLKGSSSNIKEEKRPWVLRERERAKEASVQVGRETISEDPQSLPETLIYISCGWESFKEDCKSLLNSKSWQLEKAHGFNFFPGTQSIEVLAVFKRSLKKKKTGKKKKKQG, from the exons ATGGTCCGACCGAGTTGTACCATTGAGATATTTATCCTTCTTAATGTTGATATACATTATCCATTCCCGCCAAGGAGCCCTGAAAAATTCTCCACACGGCCACCGCGCGCGACAGAGATGTCACTCTACACCCTCCCAATACGTCCCACTTATCCAATCATCACCTGCCGCGTATCCCCCGCCACAGCGCCAACCGTCGCTTCTCCTCCACCTCCTCCCTCCTTACTCCCGCCAGCTACTTCCGCAACTGCTGTCCCCTCGCTAACTTGCGCCTTACAGTGTCCTCACTTTGAATC GTGCTCTGGATGCACGCACGAGTTCAATCTACACCGTCCGGTCATCGTAGACGAAGCATCTAATTTCTTCAAGGGTCTTGGAGTGTCAGATTTTACTTTCGATAGCTGTAGATTG TGGGGATGGAGGTGTCGAGCAAAGTTAGCCGTTCGTGGATCATCGGAGAACCCTCTGATTGGACTCTATCAGGAGGGTACTCATAACGTTGTGGATATTCCTCAATGCAAAG CTCATCACCCCAACATTAATGCTGCTGTTGAGCTACTAAGAAAAg GTGTTAGAGAATTAAATATTGAACCATATGATGAGGATCAAGGGACAGGGGATTTGCGATACGTTCAG ATGGCTGTTACAACACACAATACTGCACTTCCGGCTGTCGAAAGATATAGAAATG GTAGAGTACAGGTTGCTTTAGTTTGGAATTCAAGAAATGAGAAGTCCTCAAATTCGGACAAATTAAATGCCTTGGCTAAT TTTTTGTGGAGAAATGGTGGGTCAAGGAGTAAACTCCATTTGATCCATTCTGTGTGGGCTAATTTTCAGACATCTACTAACAAT ATAATTTTTGGGAATAGATGGAGACATCTTTTGGGGGAAAGGGATTTCTGGGAGCATGTTGGGGGGATTGATATATCCTTGGATCCCTCCAGTTTCGGCCAAGCAAACACACGG GCTTTTGATAATTTGCTTCGGAAGTTACACAAATATGTGCCTTTTGGAGCATCTGTGGCTGATTTGTATGCAGGAGCTGGTGTCATTGGATTATCATTAGCTGCCACTAAAAAATGCAG GTCTGTAAAATGCATTGAGATTAACAAAGAATCTAAGCCATCATTTGAGAAGACAGTTGACCGCTTACCAAAGTCTATTGAGGGCAGCATTAGCTGGCACAATGCTGACACTTCCATT GATCCTCTTTCTTGGCTTGTGGGATCAGATGTGATTGTCATTGATCCTCCTCGGAAGGGATTAGATACAACTTTGATTGATGCATTACGGACCATATCTTCACATAAAGTTAAACCATCTTTGAAAGG TTCATCTTcaaatataaaagaagaaaagagaccATGGGTTTTACGCGAAAGAGAACGTGCGAAAGAAGCTTCAGTTCAAGTTGGAAGAGAAACAATTTCAGAAGATCCTCAATCACTTCCAGAAACTCTCATTTATATAAGCTGTGGATGGGAAAGCTTCAAAGAG GATTGCAAGTCCTTGTTGAATAGTAAGTCTTGGCAGTTGGAAAAAGCCCATGGTTTTAATTTCTTTCCAGGCACTCAGAG CATTGAGGTATTAGCTGTGTTCAAAAGGAGcctcaagaaaaagaaaacaggaaagaaaaagaagaaacagGGTTGA
- the LOC121222389 gene encoding protein transport protein SEC31-like has protein sequence MDLEEFDDHHKIDLRLLGTKWPLYWSGYKEMWENRYEYQPTREPIIVPELACVPEYMPWFRIHGKPYLLMPEERQRQIRVGRERRGPLNPRRQDEQGSPSTRLRHSPGSSSAAMQSPGPTRASRHSPDTVIQPMIPTQPPFQTMPGAFPIPYMYPNPYMYPFPSPMAGWSQMPGSAPFPVTPSGPSMYRPAGHEGSQEGPSGSSPFYQSLATYGFQTPSPFVMQTPPHTLFFEGGSSSQV, from the coding sequence ATGGAccttgaggagtttgacgatcaccacaaaatcgaccttcggctattaggtacgAAATGGCCTTTGTACTGGTCTGGGTACAaagaaatgtgggaaaatcggtATGAATATCAacctactcgggaaccaatcatcgttccggagttagcgtgcgttccagaatatatgccatggtttaggatccatggcaagccatatttactgATGCCAGAAGAGAGGCAGCGGCAAATACGTGTCGGAAGGGAAAGacgcgggcctctaaatccaagacgacaAGACGAACAAGGTAGCCCCTCAACGAGGCTCAGACATTCACCTGgctcatcatcagcggccatgcaatcaccGGGCCCAACAAGAGCATCGAGACATTCACCCGACACGGTAAttcaaccgatgatacccacTCAACCGCCTTTTCAGACGATGCCAGGTGCGTTTCCTatcccttatatgtatcctaacccttatatgtatccttttccgagtcctatggcaggttggagccaaatgcccggttcagctccatttcctgttacgCCAAGTGGGCCGTCGATGTATAGGCCAGCGGGgcacgagggatcgcaagaggggccgtcggggagctctcctttttaccaatccctagcaacgtatgggtttcaaacacccTCGCCCttcgtgatgcaaacacctccacatacactattcttcgaaggtggatcatcgtcccaagtctAA